The Hippopotamus amphibius kiboko isolate mHipAmp2 chromosome 16, mHipAmp2.hap2, whole genome shotgun sequence genomic interval GGCCAGAAATTGCTCTGGCactgctgggtggggggaggcagcagCCTGCTGCTGCGTAGCTGACTAACAGTTGGGAATCTGTGGATGTTTCAGGGGCTCTGACACGGGGGTCGCGCTGGCCAGTCCATGGGGATGATGTTTGGATTCACCGTGAaaggctggggagggaaggagggaactgTGAGGAGGAGGCCTGGCAGGCCCCCCTCGAGTCTCCCTGCCTGGGCTGAGCAAGCGCCATGCTCTGCACAGGCCTACCTGGAGTCCTTCTACAAGTTCTGCACCTTACTGGGCGGGACCACGGCTGACGCCATGTGCCCCATCCTGGAGGTGAGTGCCTGCCCACCCTCCCGCCTGCCGGTCCCCTGGCCCTGGCCTGGGCGAGCTCCTGCCAACCGACTGgctgctgcctccctccccatccctttgTCCTTGCCTGTGACCTGGCCCTACAGTTTGAAGCCGACCGTCGCGccttcatcatcaccatcaactCCTTCGGCACAGAGCTGACCAAGGAGGACCGTGCCAAGCTCTTCCCGCACTGCGGGCGGCTCCACCCCGAGGGCCTGGCCCAGCTGGCTCGGGCTGATGATTACGAGCAGGTCAAGAACGTGGCCGACTACTACCCGGTGAGTGCCCTGGCTGGTGGACGTGGGCAGGCGTGTTGGCAGCCACACCCCCAGCCCACCTCCGCCAGCCCTCATGCCCGTGCTCCCCCCGCCTCCCCGGGCCAGGAGTACAAGCTGCTCTTCGAGGGTGCGGGCGGCAACCCTGGAGACAAGACCCTGGAGGACCGATTCTTCGAGCACGAGGTGAGTGCTGGGCCAGCCCATCACAGGGAGGAGTTGGTGGCTCAGGCCTGAGTCTGGTCACAGCCACCTGCACACCACTCCTGCCTGTGTCTGCAGGTGAAACTGAACAAGTTGGCCTTCCTGAACCAGTTCCACTTTGGTGTTTTCTACGCCTTCGTGAAGCTCAAGGAGCAGGAGTGTCGCAACATCGTATGGATTGCTGAGTGCATCGCCCAGCGCCACCGGGCCAAGATTGACAACTACATCCCCATCTTCTAGCACCCTGGCTCcccacaagtgtgtgtgtatgtctgtgtgtgttgtgACAAAGCTCACGGCTCACCTACCTTCCCTGGGGGGTAGCACGCTGTCCTCGTGGCTGCCCAGCTTCCCTGACCCTCTCTGAGACTGCTCTTGGGCCTGAAAGGGGGCTGGgcacctccccccaccaagaaTGGACCAAGACCCCCCACCTCCAGAGTAAGGAGGCCCCCTCAGCCCTATGTTTACAGCCGCTGACATGTCTGAGAAGCATGTGGTCACTTTTGTGTCCCTCCCTAACCTGAGAACCCCTGGGGGCAGCGTGAACCTCCTGTTCCCTCAGAGGGTCCCCCAGAGCCATGGCCCAGGGGCAGGGTAGAGCGTGTGTGTCCTTGGGGAATGGGGGAAGTAGCTCTGCGCCTCTGAGATAATAAAAACTGCCCTCTCTAAGCCCAACTGTCTTCTGTCTCCTTTGGGCCCCTGTCCCTCTCCCAGATCCCCAACTTCCCTCAGGCCCCACCCTTGTTGAGCCCAGCCCTACCCACgccttctccctcctttcctgcgGTGGCAGCCCCAGGCCggccctggccctgggcagcCGGATTTCTCAGGGTGGGGGAAGTCAGTGGAGGATAAGCCGCTTCCCCTGCTGGAGGCTCTGACAGGCCTGTGGAGCTGGCTCCTGACTCGAGGGCCCGCAGGCCTCCCTAATCGCTTCAGTGAGCCCCAAAACTCTCTGGGCTGGGGTCGTTACCCCCACTCCACGATGAGGAAACCTGTGGATACATGATCTGCCCAAGGTAGTCGAACGGGGTTGGGTGTAAACCAGAGTCTGTGCCCAGAGCCTCGGCCCCCATGCCGAGCCCCAGGGGCTGCCCAGGCAGTTCCCAGTCTGTTGCACAGCCACAGCCTGTCACCTAGGCAAACATAGTCTCTCCCCAATtctaggagaaataaaaatttgtctTTATTCAAAAAGTGGCAATCAGGCAAGTAAAGTATGCAGCCTCCCTGCGTCTTGGGGGGCTTGAGGTGGGCGGTCAGCACCCTAATTCTTGAGCCAGTCAAGAAACACCTGGGATTCACCCTGCAAATCGCAGCACTGAGGCACTGGTGCCAAGAAATAATCCTGAGGGGGTCCCCAACCTACCCAGTCACTCCTTAGTTTGCAGAGGCACGGTCTGCAGGATCCTGTCAAAGGCTACAGCTAAGTCTTGCACTAAACTCCCCACCCAGCTGGGTTCTCCAGGCTGCGGGGCGGAGCCTTGCGCCCAGGAGGGTCAGTCTGGGCTCATGAGTCAGGAGAGGCCTGGAGGTGCACGGGGAAGCGTTAGCCTCGCCAGGCCTGGCCTGGGACATTGGCagcaggcgggggtggggtccGTTAGGCCAGGCTCTGGGGCTCAGAATGCCCAGGGGAGGACCAAGAGATCAACTCTGCCGGAGCAGCTGTACACACGCACTGCTCATTGGGCAGTGGGGGACGGGCACGGTTTAGGGCCTGGGACCTGGGCTACATCCCGGGCAGAGGTAAGGCCAGGCCGGCCAGGCTGCAGTGCTCTGGGCACGTACGGGCTGATGAAGAAGGACTGCAGGAAACGGCGCCGCAGGTCCTCAGGCAGGTAGTAGTGGATGAAGTACATGAGCCCCAGGCCATGGCCTGGGTAATAGCGGCGGCATGGCTGAGCCGCCAGCAGCGCGTCGGTGATGGCATCTACAACCGGGCTGAGGTCTGGCAGTGCATGGCTCAGACAATGCAGGAACTGCCCGTTCAAGTGCTCGATGTAGTCCTCACCGTAGGCCTGCAGCAGCTCTCCAGGCAGGTTGGCCAGCAGCTGCCGCTTGCGCTCTTCCCACTGGTCCACATCTTTCACTGACTCTGCAGGAGGAATAGCAAGGTCAGAGTGGGGTCAGTTAGGGAAGCCAAAGCCAGACCCAAGGCTCTCTAACTCACAACCTGAGACCCGCCCCCAGCCAAAGCCATGCCCATTCCTCAGACCCAACCCCGCTCCAGAAAACAGCATGCCGGcccaccttctccctctccccagaccCCACACAGGCCCCGCCTCCAAATCCCTGAACCTCACCTGTCTTGAAGCAGGCAGGCTGGATGATGCTGACCTTGACACCCCAGGGCAGAAGTTCACAGCTGAAATTGTCCATGAGCAACGCCAAGGCTGCTTTGGAGGTCCCATAGGCAGCCAAGCACGGAAATGGCATGTCTCctggggatggattgggagtggGGCAGCTTAGCCTGGGCCAGGGGCTCCAGCATCTCTCCCCGCCCTGCAGGGTCACCTTTTCTGCTCCGGTGTGGGATGACCCTCACCTGCCGGGCTGCTCACAGTCACGATGCGACCGCTGGAACGGCGCAGCAGTGGCAGGAGGCCCTTGGTCATCTCGAGTGTACCGAAGAAGTTCACCTCCATGCAGCTGCGGAACGTGGACACTGGACACAGCTCTGCATCCGCCACGAGGATGTTCTGGCCCGCATTGTTGACCAGACCCCACAGACCTGAGGGCATGGGGCCAGGAGGGAAGCTGCGGATCAGCTCAGCAGCAAACTTCCAATCCCTGCCCCCTCACACCTGCCCAGCCACGCCCTTTCCTGGTGGAGCTGAGCCTACTGACCGGTGGTGGTGGTGTGGGCCTTGGTGAACTCCAGCACGCGGCTAATGTCCGCTGGCTTGGTCAAGTCCATCTGCAGCAGCTTTAGACGAGAAGAACAGCAGGCACGCAGCTCTAGGGCACCAGGGCTATTCAAATCCAACACTGTGGCCAGCACCGTGAAGCCCATGGCATCGAGCTTCTTGGCCGTCGCCTTGCCAAAACCAGAGTCACAGCCTGGCCAGGGAAGGACAGCCAGTGAATTCCCACTGGGGCCCAGTCCAGCCTGAGACAACCCCAGGGTCACCATGGTCTGGATGGGATCCATGCCTCTGATACCCAATCTACCTGCAGTCAGCagccctcccttcttttcctagGCCCATCTCTGGCAGGCTTTGTCCCTCTAGCTGAGTACCTGAGTATCAACTCTATCACAGCTGTCATCTCCCTGACTCCTCATAGCGACTCCATCAGACATGGCTTAtgatccccactttacagatgaggaaactgagtcctggTAATACTAAGTTGCTTCCCAAAGTCACTCAGCCAGCATATAGTAAGGTCAGGACTCTATTGTAGGTCAGCCAGTCCCAGCTGAGACCCAGTCCCAGCCCTGATTTCCCTCTGTCTGCTTGATATCAGGCCTCAGCGTGCACGTGCAGTATTACTGCacagcttcctttcctttcccactgCCCTTGCCCAGGCTTCTTCCTCTTATCTGGACACTGAGGCAGCCCCCTTTTTTAGTCCTGTCCCATCTTGCCCCCCTTGAGTCCCTTCTCTACCTAAGCAGCCAGACGGATCCTTCAAAAAAATGACAATATCCCTCTGCTGCTGAAAACCTCTCCaaggctccccacagcccttagGATGAAGCGAAGTCCTCTGTTCCCATCACCCAGGCCCTGTACAACCTCAGTTCCACCTTCCTCTCCAGCCTTAACACCCTCTACTATTGTTCCAGGCTCTAGGGAGGTTGGAGGCCCATTTCCACTTCACCCCTGACCACCAGCAACCCTTGGAATTCCAATCAGTGCCAACACTGGAGCATTCTCTGAGCCCCAGACCACTTGCCCTCAGGACAGGGGCACAATGGATGAAGACAAGAATAGATCTGCACTAGAATCCCTTCCCACAGCCACCAAATGTGACCTGAGGTCAGTTACCACCCTTGGAGGCTTAATTTCCTGTCTTTGGTATGTAGAGAGATGAACCACCAGGCAGAGCCAGCGTGGGGGTCTGATAAACCCCTGCTTCCTTGGTTGTTCCCATTCCGGTCCGACTCCATGGGTGGCCAAAGGTGGGGGGCAGTGAGGGAGGAGGCTCTTGGGAGCCTGCCCCCATGGTGGTCTTGCTGAGCAGAAGCTGCAAAGTGGTTCTGCACAACCAGCTCCCCCCATCTCAGCCCTATCCCCTCTGTTAAGGCAGAGAACAAAGCTGGGCAAAGGGCTGCAAACTGGGCTTTGTGCAGCTGGGGGCCCACCAGCCAGCCCCAGCTGAGGGGTACTTCCTGAGCAAGTCTGGCGGGGGGTCGGGGGGGGGAGTGAgcacgggtgtgtgtgtgtgtgaccccaCTTGCCTAAGCTCCCTTCCGGAGCAGACAAGCCCTtcatagggaaactgaggccccagaacCTCAGCTCTCTAGTCCCATCACAGTCACCCACACCTTTCACACCCTCTTGCTCACCTGCACATACTCATATACCTGCACATACCTTCAACCTACCTGCAGTGAGCTGGAAACAGCAATGGGCTCACTCCCATGATACCCCTGGCACCCAGCAGTGCACAGATGTGCACACAAGGCACCCAGCCACTCAACCCAAACTCTCACCCCAGGGCTGAGCTCCTGAAGTAGCCCTGGCCAGTGACTCTCAGGAAGAAGGGTGGGTGGCAGCTCTGGCAGCCTCAAGACAGTGTTCCTAGCAGGTGAGGCAGGCCTTGGTCACCTACGTGTTTTGCAGTCAGTGGTGAGAGAGGAAACCCCAGAGTTTGGGGGTGTTGGGAAACTTGGAGGCCTACTCTTGATGCTTAGATGGGATGGGACGGGCagtcttcttcccctcctctatCGCTGGGCTTTGCAAGCAGAGCTAGGGGAAGCCCAAGTCACAAAGATCATCCCTCTCAGGCTCAAGGCTAGGAGATGTAACAGCAGCAGCACAAAGGCCTGAGGTGAGATCCCAGGAAAGACTGCCTGGGTCACTAGTATCTGCAGATGGCCTGGGTCCTGTTGAGGCAACTCATTAATTAGAAGGCAGGAGGGGAGCTGCCCTGTCCCTGGGGGCAGAAGCTCCATGCTTCATACCAGGAGGTCTGTCATCTCTCCTTCCTCAAACCACTAAAACTGGGGCCCCTTGAAACTTCACACTTCACCCCGAACTCAGGTCTCCCCCACCCAGCCTGAGCCCTGCTCTATGTCTACCACCTTTGCTGAAGCCCAAaccctcaggccaccttcaccctgCCTCAGCACATTCTGGCTTCTTGCTGGGCATTCAAGGCCCCTTCCAAGGAAACAACCTCATATCCCACCATGTCTCAGCAGCCAGACTGGCTACTGACTGCCCCCTATCCAGGCCATGCCTCAAGCCTCTGTCCCACATCCTTTGTCTGATCCAAAACACCTTCCACACTCCACCTATCTGCGCCCATCCTCTGAGGCCCAGCACAAGGATGGCCTCCTCTGGGAAGTTCTCCCAGCTCCATATGATCATGCAGAGCCCCCTACTGGACTGAGGTCTCTAAGAAGCCAGTCAGCCAATggctgcccccagcccaggctcaatGCAAGGGCAGAACCCTGAGCATCTGTCCAAAGCCATGGGGGTGctcagggttagggttaggacCACAGCCTGGTCTCTCCCCTATACAATGGAGCCAGTGCCCACTggtctttctccccctccccaattcTGGCTGGGCCTCGGCTCCTCCTTCCGTCTTTCTGGTGATAGATTTATTCCTTGCTCCAGACAAAGAGAGCTCAGCCAGGTGGCCAGAGGCACCTGAGCCCAGCTCTCCAAGACCTCACCTCCTTCCTGGGCACAGAGGACCAGGAGAAATGGTGGTGGCGTGCTGGGTGCAGACTCTGGACACCTACTTCAGCAATTTGGGTTTGGGTGGTGGGGTCTGAGAGGCAGCTGAATGCCCAGCTGTCCCTCATGATGACTTCAAGCTTTTCTGGACTCCAAGGAGCCCAGCCAACTGGGGGGAAGGGGTCCCAACTTTCCATCTAAGCCTATTCCTCTGATCCCAGGGAAGAGGAGATGGGACCTCCCACGTGGGGATATTAGGCAGAGTTCAAGGCGTGACCATCCTCTGAAGTACCTCAGAGCAGTGTCCTCTGTCCGAAGACTGCTCTCTTGGAGAGGGACACAGCATAAACCCCAACTCCAGAAGGCTTCCTCTCTCAGCTACAAGTTTCCCCTGCGCACCTGCCTGCTCCCTGCCTCATTTTCCCTCCAACACTCCCCGAAGCCGCAGGTAGCTAACCCGGACTTGCTCTTCCTACTTGGCTGGCTCCCTGCACCCAGCGGGGAGGGACTCTTCCACTCCTGAGCTGGGGTCCCGCCTTGCCTTTGCATGCCCGCAGGGAGCCCTCTGGGTGTCCGGTGCCGCCCTCGCACCTGGAGTCCCCGCGCTCCGCGCCCCGCGCACTCACCGGTGATGAGCACCGCGCGAGTCGCCACCGGCAGGCGCTGCGGGCGCGCCAGGCGGGACAACGCGATCCAGCCGGCGGCGGCCAGCACGGCAAGTGCGGCCAGCGGGGGCAGCAGGCGCTGGCACAGCCAGTCGAGCGCGGCCAGCAGCGCCAGCGCCGCCAGCAGCGGGCGGCCCAGACGCAGGTCTGAgcgcagcagctgcagcagcgcaCGGGCCGCCACGAGCAGCCAGGCGCCGCCCGACGGCCAGGGCCAGCTGTCCATGGCGGCCGGGCCGGGCTgggccggggcggggcaggggccggTCTAGAGAGCAGGGACTGGGACTCGGGGCCGGGGAGCGGGGTGCAGCACAACCCCAGCCAAGGGCGAGAGGGACACTCGCTTTCTCTGTTAGCCCTCCGGCCGAGCTTATAAAGAGCTTCGGGGGCCCGGGCGAGGGCGGAGCGGAggcggggaaggggcggggctttCCTTTACTTCTCTCCCGGCACCCCCTGCCCTGCAggtgcccccacctccacctcccgccctctgccccacccccgcgGCCAGATCCGCTTTCGAAGAAGCCGGAACCAAGTCCCAAAGTTGTGGCTCGCGGAGCCGGCGCCACACCGCCGCCCGCGTCCGGGAGAGGTCGGGTCGGTCCAGCCCTAGTGCCCCGCATCCGCTCACTCCTGCGCCTCGACACACGCGCCCTGGGCCTCTGAGCCGCGGCTCCCAGGTGAGCACGTCCACAGCTCACACTTGCTCGGGACACCTGAGGACACGCGCAACCTCCATGCAAGTTCCCCACACTGACAGCCCCGCCGCGGCCGCCGGGCCTGCCCGAACACCGCGGGGAACCAGCTAGCCCTCAGCCGGCAGCCACGGCCAACGCCGGCACACACACCGTACTCCCACGCCTCGCGCGGCCGCAGGTGCCTAACACACACACCCTGACGTGCTCTCACCCCTAAGCTGCCCGTGGCCACCAACCGAtttggggcagggggctgggggagcgggGTGACCGGCCGGGTTCTCGGGAGTCTCTGCCCcaccttcccccttccttctgcTTTCCAGCCCTGGGGATGCAGCAACCTCACCTCCTCCTGCCACACAAGTGTATATGTGTGGGCGtgggtgtgtggagggggtgTTCTGAGGGAGCATCTAGGTCTCCCATTAACTCCAGCCCACTCTCCAACTCCAGCGACTCCAAGAGCCGGGCCAATGGGGACACCTGGGGAGTCAGTGAGGGCAGCCTCTAGGACAGGGATCCCTGCTCCCAGGATTCCCCGAGGTATAAAATGAGTGTGGGTGCATTTCCCTGCCTGTGTGTATGAAGGTCTGTGTTTGTGTGCGGCCCGgtggccccctccctgcccacccccatgcCTGGCACCCTGTGCTTGGCGTCCATGCCAGGCTCTGCAGGCACTAGGAATTGGTGCCAGTACCTCGCTGCCAGGCCCTGCGCTGAGGTCAGTAGGTCAGTCCGTGGCAGAGGGGGCCCCTGCTTCTTATGGACTcttgcccagtgcct includes:
- the HSD11B2 gene encoding 11-beta-hydroxysteroid dehydrogenase type 2, with the protein product MDSWPWPSGGAWLLVAARALLQLLRSDLRLGRPLLAALALLAALDWLCQRLLPPLAALAVLAAAGWIALSRLARPQRLPVATRAVLITGCDSGFGKATAKKLDAMGFTVLATVLDLNSPGALELRACCSSRLKLLQMDLTKPADISRVLEFTKAHTTTTGLWGLVNNAGQNILVADAELCPVSTFRSCMEVNFFGTLEMTKGLLPLLRRSSGRIVTVSSPAGDMPFPCLAAYGTSKAALALLMDNFSCELLPWGVKVSIIQPACFKTESVKDVDQWEERKRQLLANLPGELLQAYGEDYIEHLNGQFLHCLSHALPDLSPVVDAITDALLAAQPCRRYYPGHGLGLMYFIHYYLPEDLRRRFLQSFFISPYVPRALQPGRPGLTSARDVAQVPGPKPCPSPTAQ